The Colias croceus chromosome 18, ilColCroc2.1 genome has a window encoding:
- the LOC123699610 gene encoding 39S ribosomal protein L40, mitochondrial translates to MLHLSFIKQFSRLAVNAVRIPANAKNISTTAAVQFKITDQLWAEPMKKKKKMDPAIIKAREDRRRKKLEKQIRRLEKNAKQLKPIDEIEPPLHILDQLGKRKRPALNLTPEQVEARALLNKDWTRYKRQEYMANIAQIDRIMAAQKRALDMLYEESEDLYNEAIMPDLQILPYSVEGTYATPPIKNYDSPDGEYIDVSKKWGN, encoded by the exons atgttacatttatcCTTTATCAAACAATTTTCACG GTTAGCTGTAAATGCAGTCAGAATACCAGCAAATGCTAAGAATATTAGCACAACAGCTGCAGTGCAGTTTAAGATAACTGATCAATTATg GGCTGAACctatgaaaaagaaaaagaaaatggaCCCCGCTATCATCAAAGCCAGGGAAGACAGGAGAAGGAAGAAATTAGAGAAACAAATTCGGAGATTGGAGAAAAATGCTAAACAGCTGAAACCTATTGATGAAATAGAACCACCGCTACACATCCTTGATCAATTAGG CAAACGAAAACGTCCAGCGTTAAATTTGACACCAGAACAAGTAGAGGCTCGGGCACTATTAAACAAGGACTGGACGAGATACAAACGTCAAGAGTACATGGCTAACATTGCACAGATTGACAGGATAATGGCTGCACAGAAACGGGCACTCGATATGCTGTATGAAGAGTCTGAGGATTTGTACAATGAAGCTATAatg CCTGATCTACAAATTCTTCCATACAGTGTGGAAGGCACATATGCAACTCCACCAATTAAGAATTATGATTCACCTGATGGAGAATATATAGATGTATCAAAGAAATGGGGCAATTGA
- the LOC123699607 gene encoding salivary glue protein Sgs-3-like, which yields MAIHWMNCSKWPDPLKDEVAYVDNPIESGFPGHWLPLSVIKKMMEMRVITLATDTLQVQPALSLQLKDYVTMKLKLKVTAKAKLERRTTEMNRNEPLITKPVINLSYTTTEKGRKHDVTTAIDLLFPKESTTSKALDEITVLQPETKFLFVDSATPEISIVSSKLSLPTTPSTVSTTFLTVPQTTTTTLPTTPTIILTKALMMTTSPSTITTTATTSKSTTTQSTTTKPTTTITTTQPSTTKPTTLKTTSTTTTKPTTSTTTETGNPFY from the coding sequence ATGGCAATACATTGGATGAATTGTTCAAAATGGCCAGATCCTTTAAAAGACGAGGTCGCTTACGTTGACAATCCTATAGAATCAGGATTTCCAGGACATTGGCTACCGTTAAgtgtaataaagaaaatgaTGGAAATGCGTGTAATTACCCTCGCAACGGATACATTACAAGTGCAGCCTGCACTATCTTTACAGCTTAAAGATTACGTCACGATGAAGCTGAAGCTTAAAGTCACCGCAAAAGCGAAATTAGAACGAAGAACAACTGAAATGAATAGAAATGAACCGCTTATCACGAAACCAGTAATTAATCTCTCTTACACTACAACTGAAAAAGGAAGAAAACATGATGTAACTACAGCCATTGATTTACTATTTCCGAAAGAAAGCACGACATCAAAAGCGTTAGATGAAATAACTGTATTACAGCCagaaactaaatttttattcgtAGATTCAGCTACACCAGAAATAAGTATAGTATCATCTAAATTATCTTTGCCAACAACTCCTTCAACTGTATCAACTACATTCCTCACTGTACCGCAAACAACAACCACAACATTACCAACTACtcctacaataatattaacaaaagctTTGATGATGACTACTTCTCCTTCAACAATAACAACCACAGCAACTACAAGTAAATCAACAACAACACAATCGACGACAACAAAACCAACGACAACAATAACAACAACACAACCGTCGACAACAAAACCAACAACACTAAAAACAACAAGTACAACAACAACCAAGCCAACGACTTCAACAACGACTGAAACTGGTAACCCGTTTTATTGA